In the Candidatus Methylomirabilota bacterium genome, TGGCGAGATACGGGGACGGCGGCACGAACAAATCGCCACTGCTCGTGGCTGTCCCGCCGGGCGTCTGGACCTTGAGATGGCCGGATCCGACCGGATACACGGGCACGGTCGCCCCGAGGCTCGTAGCCGTCGCGGTGTTGACCTGCGCCAGCTTGAGCGTGTTGAAGTAGAGCTTGTCATTCGCAGGGACGGTCTCGAAGTTTGTACCGGTCACGCTAATGGCTGTCCCCGGCACCGCGATGGTCGGGGTGAAGCTCGTAATGGTCGGGGCCCCGCTATTCGCCGCCACCACGAAGTTGGTCACGCTCGTGGCCGAGCCGGAGGGCGTCGTCACGCTGATCGGCCCCGTCGTCGCTCCCGTGGGCACCTTGGTCACGATAGACGTCGCCGTGGACGACGTGACGGTCGCCGCGATGCCGTTGAACGTGACGGTGTTCTGGCTTGGCGTAGTGCTGAAGCCGGTGCCGGAGAGCGTAACCGTTGTATTGACCGGGCCGCCGTTCGGCGTGAACTCGATGAGCACGACGGCATTGGCGGCGTAGCGCTGGATGGCCGTGATGTTACCTACCGAATCGTATTGATACACGGCGGTGCCCTGACTCGGGTCTATGACCCCTACAAGCCGCCCCAGTTCGTCGTAGACGTACGTGATAGTCTGCGCGCCGGCGAGCGGAGGAGCGGCGAAGAGATAGAGGATCAAACAGGCGACTATCCACGCCCGGCGGGTCCGCTTTGGGGTGGCGCCGCGAGAGGGTTCGCACGATTGAGGGGACCGCGGCCGGGACCAGAACATGGAACCCTCCACGGCTCGGACAGGCGCTGCACTTACGGTATGCGCAGTGGCGGGACCTTGGCTCCGCTGCCGAGAGGTCGTCGGCCTCCCCTTCGTCGCGCGTGCGACAAGCTGCGCCCCTCTATACACGAGGAAGGGGCCAGGCGTCTATACGTCAGATGACGTATACGGTCGGTCGAGGCCGGATTGGACGACTTGACTACGGTGGCTGTCTGACTCACTGTTCCGGCACCGAAGGTCTCGACCGCTCTCGCAGCCGAGGAGAGAATGCACCAATTGGGCAGTCGCGACGCACGAGCCCTACTGGACTGCCTCCGGACGACGTATGCGACCCTCGATCTCGAGGCTTTTCCCCGCCAGGTCATCGCCGGGCTCCGCCGGGTCGTGGCTGCCCCATTCGCCTCGTACAACGAAATCGATCACCGGGCGGCGCGGATCAGGTATGTCGTGGAGCCGAGCGAAGCCCAGGTGCCCCACCTCGAGCTGGTCGTTCGTGAGTATCTCCACGAGCAGCCGGTGCTTGCCCACTACCGGCGGACGGGCGACGGCTCTCCCCACAAGCTGTCCGATTTCCTGACCCGGCAGCAATTTCATCGCCTGGGCATCTACAATGAGAACTATCGCCGCACGGGGGTCGAGTACCAGATGAGCTTCATGGTGGAAAGCCTTCAGCGGCCGTCACCCTGCACGATTGCCATCGCGCTGGACCGGAGCGGCGGCGACTCCGATTTCACCGAGCGGGATCGGTTCATCTTGAGTCTGCTCCGCCCGCACGTCATGACGGCCTACGCCAATGCCGAGACCGTGTCCGCGCTTCGCGGTCGAGCGCCGGCGACCGACGGGGCACCGGAGACGCGCAGCCGGGAGATCATCGTCTTGCGCCGACACGGCCGGCATCTCATCTCTCCCCGCGCCGCGGACTGGCTTGCCGAGTACTTCGACGACAGCGCAGCGCGAAGGGGCCGTCTGTCCGATGATCTGCAGCGTTGGATCCGCGGGCAGTCGCTGCGCCTGGGAGGGAGCAATACGCTCCCGTTACCCGCCAGGCCCCTGGTGGTGGAGCGCGAGGACACGCGGCTGCTGGTCCGCCTGATTCCCGACTCGCCAGACGATCTTCTCTTGCTCGAAGAACAACGGACGACGGTCGACTACGCAGCGCTCCAGCAACTCGGACTGACGCCGCGCCAGGCCGAGGTCCTTCACTGGGTGACGGAGGGCAAGACGAATCCGGAGATCGGCACGATTCTCCGCACCAGATCCCGCACCGTTGGCAAGCATGTGGAAAAGATCTTCGCCAAGCTTGGCGTCACGACGCGCACCGCTGCAGCTGTCAGGGGCCGTGCTTGATCTTCGGCCGCGAATCTCCATACAGTGACCTGGAAGAGGAGGATCAGCCATGAAAGAGCTCGTCTTCGCGTTGCAATTCAAGGGCAAGGCAGGGCCGGTCGAAGGGGCCGAGGGCAAGCTGGCGGCCAAGACCACGGCGGGCGGGCAGGTCCTGCGGACGGGCCTGACCGCCAACGGCATACAGGCGAAGGCAGAATCGAAGTCCGGGCCTCGCGCCACCTTCGAGTCGGAGGTGCAGATCACCGGGGAGGGGACTTTCGTCGAGAGCGGTCGGATCAGCTACGGCAAGGGCGGCAAGCTGACCTTCCGGACCGTCGGCCAGGGCGTCCTGGGACCGAGCCCGGTCGAGGGCCTGCAGCGGGGCGCGGTGATCTGGGAAGTGACGGAGGGCCTGGGGCCGCTTGCCGGCGCCACGGGGCTCATCACCTCCAACTTCACCGTTGGCGCCAAGGGTGAGGTCGTGGACAATCACTACGTCCGCCTCTACCTGCCCGATCAAAAGAAAGGCTAGGAGTCGACATGGGACAGATTCTTGGTTTGGGACTCAGTCACTACCCTCCGCTCCGGGGGGCCGACGATGCCATGGCCGGCATCCTCCGCCGCACGCTGAAGCGTCCCGACGTGCCCGATGCCTGGAAGAAGCCCGAGAACTGGCCCGCGCCCATGCGGCAGGAATGGGGCGGGGACGAGGGCCGCTCGGCCGCGCCGAAGCATCGCGCCGAGCTGGTCAAACACCTGAAGGTGCTGCGTCAGGCGCTCGACGATTTCAAGCCGGACTTCGTCCTCATGTGGGGGGATGACCAGTACGAGAACTTCCACGAGGACATCACGCCGGCCTTCTGCGTCTACGCCTACGAGGACATGGAGGTGTACCCCTACCGGCCGCACCACCGCGAGGCGAGCACCGCGCCAACCGGCGAGGGCGGCGGTCTCTCGGCATCTGAATCGGCGCCGGCGAGCCGCCCGGCCTCGAACGCCTGGGGTGAGGGCCCCGACGCCGTCGTGCGCATTCCCGGGAAGAAGGACGCGGCCAAGTGGCTCGTGCGCGAGCTGCTCACTCACGAGCACATCGACATGGCCTACTCCTACAAGCCGCTCCACTACGAGGGACTCAGCCACGCGTTTCTCAACGGCGTCATGTACCTCGACTACGAGCGTAAGGGCTGGCCCTATCCGCTGGTGGCCATGGCCATCAACTGCTACGGCAGTCGCGTCAACGTCAACCGGGGCGGGGTCTACCCGATCGGCACGATCAGCATTCCCGAGAGCGACCTGGACCCGCCGGGCCCTTCGCCCGATCGCTGCATGGAAGTGGGCGCCGCCGTCGCCCGGGCGCTGGCGCGCAGCCCCTGGAAGGTCGCGCTGGTGGCCTCGTCGAGCTGGTCGCATGCTTTCCTCGTCCCGAAGCACTACTTCGTCTATCCCGACGTCGACAACGATCGCAAGCTCTACGAGGCCCTCGTGGCGGGCGACTTCGACACGTGGCGCAAGGTCACGGAAGCGGAGGTCGTGGACCGTGGGCAGCAGGAAGTGCTGAACTGGTGGGCCCTCATGGGCGCCATGGAGGCGCTGGGGCACAAGAGCCCCGACTACCATGGCTACGTCGAGTCCTACGTGATGAACTCGAACAAGGCCTTCGCGATCTATGGAGCGCGCTGAAAGATCCCCCTCACCCTGCCCTCTCCCCCTGGGGGGGCGAGGGATCAAGAATCCCCCGCCCGGCACGGAGCAGATATGATCGTCAAAAGCCCATGGCCGGATGTCGTCGTGCCCGAGGTCTCGATCACCGACCACGTGCTGCGCCATGCCGAGCGCCTCCGCGACCGGCCGGCCATGATCGACGGGCCGACGGGGCGGACGCTGACCTTCGGCCAGCTCGCCGACAGCATTCGTCGCGTGGCCACCGGCCTCGCGCGGCGGGGCTTTCGCAAGGGCGACGTCTTCGCGATCTACAGCCCGAACCTGCCCGAGTACGCGGTGATCTTCCACGCCGTCGCTTCGCTGGGCGGCATCAACACTACTGTCAATCCGCTCTACACGGCGGGCGAGCTCGCCAAGCAGCTCGAGGATTCGGGCGCCCGCTTCCTGATCACGGCGTCGCCCTTCCTCGACAAGGCCAAGGAGGCGGCCGCGGCCACCGGGATCGAGGAGGTCTTCGTCTTCGGCACCGCGGACGGCGCCCGGCCATTCGCCGAGCTGCTCGAGGCGCCGCCGACCCCGCCCTCTGTGAAGATCAACCCGCGAGAGGACGTGGTGGTGCTCCCGTACTCGAGCGGGACGACGGGACTGCCCAAGGGCGTCATGCTCACTCACCACAACCTGGTGGCCAACCTGTGCCAGGCCGAAGGCGCCAAGGACTTCGATGGCTTCAAGGACGGCGACGTGGTCATTGCCGTGCTGCCGTTCTTTCACATCTACGGGATGGTCGTGATCATGAAGCTCGGGCTGTGCCAGGGCGCCACCATCGTCAGCATGCCGCGCTTCGACTTCCAGGAGTTCCTCACCGCGGTGCAGAAGTATCGCGTGTCCATCCTGCCTCTCGTACCGCCCATCGTGCTGGGCATGGTCAAGCATCCGGCCGTGAGCCAGTTCGATCTGTCGAGCGTGCGGCTGGTCTTCTCGGGCGCCGCCCCCCTCGGCGAGGAGATCGCGAAGGAGCTGTCCGCGAAGCTCGGCTGCCCCGTCGTGCAGGGCTATGGCATGACGGAGGCGAGCCCGGTGACACACCTGAGCCCCACCAAGAACGCGCCGCGCAAGCCCGGGTCCATCGGCTTCGTCGTCCCCAACACGGAAGTCAAGCTGATGGATGTCGTCACGGGCGCCGAGGCGGGGCCGGGCGGGCAGGGCGAGCTGCTGATCCGGGGGCCGCAGATCATGAAGGGCTACCTCAATCAGCCGGGAGAGACGGCCGACTGCATCGACCGCGAGGGCTGGTACCACACGGGCGATGTCGGCTACGTTGATCCGGAAGGGTGGTTCTACATCGTCGACCGCACCAAGGAGCTGATCAAGTACAAGGGCATGCAGGTGGCCCCGGCCGAGCTGGAGGCTTTGCTGTTCACGCACCCGGCCATTCTCGACGCCGCGGTCATCCGCAAGGCCGACGAGGAAGCGGGCGAGGTGCCCAAGGCCTTCGTGGTCCTGAAGCCCGACGCCGCCTCCAAGGCGACCACGGGCGAGACGATCATGGCCTTCGTGGCGGAACGGGTGGCGCCCCACAAGCGCATCCGGCACCTCGAGTTCATCGAGCAGATTCCCAAGTCACCCTCCGGCAAGATCCTGCGCCGCATGCTGGTGCAGATGGAGAAGGAGCGCGCGTCCTGAGCGACCGGGAGTCGGGCCCGACCTCGCGCACCTACTTCTCCCAGCGCCTGCGTCTCCACTACGTCGACTGGGGCAACGCAGAGAGGCCGGCGCTGATCCTGCTCCACGGCGGCCGCGACCACTGCCGGAACTGGGACTGGACGGCAGCCGCCCTCCGCGACGACTGGCACATCATCGCGCCCGATCTGCGCGGACACGGGGACAGCCAGTGGTCGCCGGATGGCAGCTACACCATGGCCGGGTACATCTACGATCTGGCCCAGCTTGTTCACCAGCAGCAGCTGGCGCCCGTCACCATCGTCGCCCATTCCCTCGGCGGCAACATCGCGCTGCGCTACGCTGGCATCTACCCGGAGGCGGTGGCGAGGCTCGTGGCCATCGAAGGGCTCGGGCCTTCGGCCGGCGCGCTGGCCGCGCATCGGTCCAAGAGCATCGCCGAGCGGATGGACGAGTGGATCCGTGAGGAGCGGGGTCTGGCCGGCCGGCTGCCTCGGCGCTATGCGTCCATCGAGGATGCTTTTCGCCGCATGCAGGAGGAGAACCCACATCTCACGGCCGAGCAGGCCCGCCACCTCACCAGTCACGGCGTGAACCAGAACGAGGACGGGACGTACAGCTGGAAGTTCGACAACTACGTGCGCGCGTGGTTCCCGTACGACATGAGCAGCCGGGACATCCAGGCCCTCTGGGCCCGCATCGCCTGTCCGACCCTTCTCCTGTACGGGAAGGAGAGCCGCGCCGGCAATCCCGCCGACGATGGCCGCGATCGGCCCTTTCGCCATGCCACGACCATGGGCGTCGAGGGGGCGGGGCACTGGCTCCACCACGATCGGCTGGACGAGTTTCTGCGGATCGTCCGCGAGTTCGTCGGGCCGCACCCGTAGCTGAGGTCAGGTCTCTCGTCCGCGCGCGGGCGCGTCGCGGAGCGCCCACCATCCCAGAAGAAGGGCCGCCGCCACCAGCCCCGCCGTCCCGTTCACGAGAAGCGCGCGGCTCACGCCCCAGTGCTCGGAGATGCTGCCCACGATGAACGCGCCGATGGGAAAGACACCGCCCCACACGAGGGTATAGAGGCTCATCACCCGCCCGCGAAGCTCGTCGGGCGCGGCCAGCTGCATCGCGGTGTTGCAGCTCGCCACCAGCACGAGGCCGAAGAGACCGGTCAGAAAGAGCACGATGGCCGCGAACCAGAAGACGCGAGCGGTCGAGAGCGCCACGAGCCCGCCGCAGGCGAGGGTGGCCGCGCCGAACATCATGGCCACGGGCGGCTGGCGCGCGCCGAGCACGCCGATGGCGAGGGCGCCCGTGACCGCGCCCACGCCCAGGCAGGCCATGAGGAGCCCGAAGCCTTCCGCGCCCAGGTGCAGCACCGTGCGCACCACGAGGGGGACATAGACGGTGAAGTTGAACACGAAGATGCTGACGATGAAAAGGAGGCCCAGCATCAGGCGGATCTCGGGCGTGCGAAAGGCGTAGCGGAGTCCGATGAGGATCTCGTCCATGACCCCGTGGCCCGTGCGGGCGCGGGGCAGCCCGCGCGTGCCCAGCCTCGAGAGCATGAGGACGGCCACCGCGAAGCCGAGCCCGTTCACCACGAAGGCCGGCGTCACGCCGAATCGCGCGATCATGAGCCCGCCCAGGCCGGGCCCGACGATGCGGGCGGCATTGAAGGACGCAGAGTTCAGGGCCACCGCGCTGGCCACGTCGGCCCGTCCCACCATCTCGGCCACGAAGGACTGCCGCGCCGGCTGCTCGAGCACATTGACGAGCCCGTTGGTGAAGGCCAGCACGGCGACGTGCCAGTACTCGACGCGTCCTGAGCCCACGAGGGCGGCCAACCCCAGGGCCAGGCCGCCGAGGGCGGCCTGGGTGCAGAGGAGCAGCCGCCGCTTGGGGACGCGATCGGCCAGGGCCCCGGAGGCGATGGAGAAGAGAAGGATGGGCGCGAACTGGAGGGAGCCGATGAGCCCGAGCTTGAACGGCGACGGCGTGAGCTGGAGCACCAGCCACGATTGCGCCACCGTCTGCATCCACGTGCCCGTCTGCGCCACGAACTGAGCCCCGAAGAAGCGGCGAAAGTCGGGGTGACGGAGCGCCCGGAGCCCGATGGGGAGCGACATTGCCGCCGCCTAGGATAGCGCGCCCCGTTCGCCGGGGCAGAAGTCAAGCAGGGTCGAAGAAGGGGGACCTGCATCGGCTGGACGTTTCGGTTACTCTTAGGGAAGGACGTCTCGTAAGGATCCTCGACGCTTCGGTCAACCAAGCAGCGCAGAGAGGAGAGCCTTCGCCATGACGCGCAACATCTCTCGGCGGCGCGTGCTGCAGGCATGTCGAAGTGACGGCGGCCCGCCAAGGACAGGACACGCGCGGCCTTTCCCACAGGAGACATGGAGATGAAGAATGTTCAGATGTCCGTGGCCGGCGACATCCTGACGATCACCGTAGATCTCACGAAGGAATTCGGTCCGTCCTCGTCCGGCAAGACCATCATCATCGCCTCGACCGAGGGCAATGCCACGATTCCGGATCGGGAAGAGAAGGTCGGCCTGAACGTTTATAAAAGGAAGTGACGGCGTCCGCGGCGGCCCGACCGAGTGCCGGACCGCCGCTCCGATCACCAGCGATGCCACCCGTGATGGGGACGATCGACAACCACGTAGCACCAGGACGTCATCAGCGAGACGGCGAGAACCAGACACGCGATCTGGACCAGTCTTCGCATCGCGCAGCTCCTTTTGCCGGGTTAGACGGCGCAGGCGCCGATGCATTCCGCGGAACAACGAGGAGCCAAGTGATGAGCAAGAGCGTGAGACCCATCCCCGAAGGCCACCCTACCGTCTCGCCGCACTTGATCGTCGACGATGCCGCGGCCGCCCTCGACTTCTACGGGAAGGCGTTCGGCGCGGTCGAGCTGATGCGTCATACGGATCCGAGCGGAAAGGTTGGACACGCCGAGATCATGATCGGCGATTCCGTGATCATGCTCGCCGACGAGTTCCCCGACTTCGGGGCCCGCAGTCCCAAGCACTATGGCGGCTCACCCGTCGGCATCCACCTCTATGTCGAGGGGGTGGACAAGCTGGCGAACCAGGCGATCGGGGCCGGCGCCAAGGTGGTTCGGCCGGTGCAGGATCAGTTCTACGGCGATCGGAACGGCACGCTCGAGGATCCGTTCGGGCACCACTGGCATATCTCGACGCATATCGAGGACGTGCCGCCCGAGGAGCTGTCCAGACGCGCCGCGGCTCTCAAGGCCCATTAGCGCGAGACACAAACGTGCATTATTCGCGAGACAACGCCACTCTGGTCTATTCAGCCCTCGCCTCAGGGCTGCGCCCTTCAGCTCGAACTGCCGCCCTCTCCCTCGGAGAGGGAGAGGGATTCATTTTGATCCCTCGCCCCCAGAGGGGGAGAGGGCAGGGTGAGGGGGGGCAGGATGCGGTACCCGCGCTCGGGAATAGTTCGGGCTAGCGAAAAACTTGACAAGGGAGTGTAGCGCGGCCTACCGTCCGCCCGATGAGCCCGCGCGCCGTTCCCGGCACGCGCGGAGTGCTGCGGATGGCCTCGCATCACCTTTCCGGATCAGGAGGAGAGCGTCATGGACGTCATGGACATGCTCCTCGGCACCTTCGCCTCCCGGCCTCTGCTCATCGTGCGCGTGGTTCTGGGCGTGATTTTCTTCGCCCACGGCGCCCAGAAGGTATTTGGCTGGTTCGGCGGGCCCGGCCTGCGCGGCGTCATCGCGTACTTCAAGCAGGCGCTCGGCGTGCCCGCCCCCCTCACCGTGCTCGCCGCGCTGACCGAGTTCCTGGGCGGCGTGGCCATGATCGTCGGCTTCCTCGTCCGGCCGGCCGCGGTGGGGCTCATCGTCGTCATGCTCGTGGCCATCGCCACGGTTCACTGGAAGAACGGCTTCTTCATCAACTGGTCCCTCGCGCCGGGGAAGGGGCATGGCTACGAGATGAACCTTGCCCTCATCGGCATGGCCCTGGCCGTCCTGGTCGGCGGCGCCGGGGCCTTCTCCATCGATCGGTGGCTCCGCCCGTGGTAGACGCCCACGTGAGCGTGCGGGCATGAGCAGGCGATCGCGCCGCTCACGCCGGCCGGGCGCGCGCCCGCAATTCGGCCAGCGCGGGCCTGTGCCCCCGCGCATGCCGGCCCCGTCCCCATCGCCCTCGGGCTTCGAGAGCCTGACCGCCATCCAGCCCTTCGAGCGGCTGCGGCTCGAGACCGTCCCCTCGGAGCTGTCCATGCGCGCCATGGACCTGATCACGCCCATCGGGAGGGGCCAGCGCGGGCTCATCGTCGCCCCGCCGCGCACGGGCAAGACCGTGCTCCTCCAGCAGATCGCCAAGGCCGTGCTCGCGAACCACCCGGAAGTGGCCGTCATCGTGCTCCTGGTCGACGAGCGCCCGGAAGAGGTGACCGATTTCCGAGTGACCATCGGCAAGTCCGCGGAGATCGTCGCCTCGAGCAACGACAATCCCTATCGCCGGCACATCGAGGTGACCGAGCAGGTCCTCGAGAAGGCCAAGCGCATGGCTTCGGAGAAGCGGGACGTGCTCGTCCTCTTCGATTCCCTGACACGCATGACCCGCGCCTACAACAACGAGCTGACCTCGCGCGGGCGCACCATGACGGGTGGCATCGACAGTCGAGCCTTTCAGATGCCCCGGGCGTTTTTCGGCGCCGCGCGCAAGCTCGAGGAGGGCGGCTCCCTGACCATCGTGGGCACGGTGCTCGTGGACACGGGCTCGCGGATGGACGACATCATCTTCGAGGAGTTCAAGGGCACCGGGAACATGGAGCTGCATCTCTCCCGGGAGCTGGCCGACCGGCGTATCTTCCCCTCGTTCGAGATCCTCAAGTCCGGCACCCGCCGCGAAGAGCTGCTCTTCCCCGAAGAGGACATGAGGCGGATCCATCTCCTCCGCCGCGCCCTGGCGGGGACCAAGCCGGTGCAGGCCATGGAGGCGCTGATCGAGCGTCTCCGCCTGACCGGGACGAACGCGGAGTTCCTCAAGTCCCTCGTCGGGTAGGTCCCCGCGCCCTCCGGCGCCTCATCTCTTCACAGATTTTTACCCGTGACACACACGGCCTTCATGCGCGCCCCGCATGCTCGGACGTGAGCGGGCGCTGAGGCCCGCGCCAATTGCAGGTCACGGTGGAATGAGATGGGGACTATCCCCAAGGAGGGACGCGATGCGAGTGAGAGAGGCGCTGGGGGGACTGGCTCTGGTACTGGGCCTGACACTGCCCGTGGCGGCGGCGCCGCCCGACATGACGGCGACAGCCCATCCAGAGATGCGACGCTCGATGGATCGCTCCGCGATGCAGGGTCGTCGCCACTTTGGCGGCTGGTCGCGGCACATGAGACACGGTGACTTCCGGCACGGGCGCTCCGTGATCGGCGTCGCCCTGCGCCACCGTCAGGAGCTGAGCCTGACACCGCAGCAGGTGGATACGCTCAAGAAGCTCGGGATCGACTCCCGGCGCGCGGCCATCCGCGCCGCCGCAGACCGGCGGGTCGCGCAGCTCGATCTCATGAGCCTGCGGCAGACCGACCCTGTGGACATGGGCAGGGTGGAGGCGAAGGTGCGGGAGATCGAGCGGCTCCGGGCGGACAGCCGCCTCGCCGCCATCCGTACCGATGAGCAGGCCAAGGCCCAGCTCACGCCGGAGCAGCGGGAGAAGCTCAGGGTGTTCGTGGCCGCGCGGTCGCAGCACAAGGGCCAGGACTCGCGCCGCACGGAGGCTCCGCTCGCGATGGAAAGGCAATCGCAGGCAGCTCAAAAAGGTCCAGATGCGAGGCGGCGCCCCGCCTTTCGAGTTGAGCGGCGGCCCCTGGCCGTCGCGAGACGAGGGCTGAGTTGATCTGCAGGTGAGGCGTACTCTCTGTACGTTGAACCTGCGGCCGAGGGCGCCAACGAAGCAGATGGGCCTTTTTCAGCTGCCTGCGCCGCTTCGAATCCAACTGCACGTAGCCGTCGTCTTGCGCTAGGCTGTGGCCTACAGGTAGGCCGGCGGACACACCGACGGGCGGATCAGGTGGCTGATCCAGAAAGGCGGAGACCAGAAAATGGCCTCATCCGAGAAGGTCGCGATCGTCACAGGGGCGGGAAGCGGTATCGGCAAGCATTCTGCGCTGGCCCTCTTGCAAGAGGGCTATGCCGTCGTCCTCGCCGGGCGGCGCAAGGAGACCCTGGAAGCAGCCGCCACCGAGGGAAAGGCAAAGTCTCCCGGGTCAAAGACGCTCGTGGTGCCGACCGATATCAGTGACCCCGAGTCCATTCGGGCCCTCTTTGCGCAGACGAAGCAGGTCTTCGGCAGACTCGATCTCCTCTTCAACAATGCGGGCATCGGCGCGCCTCCCGTGCCCCTCGAGGAGCTCCCGTTCGAGAAGTGGAAGGCGGTGGTCGATACCAACCTGACCGGGTCGTTCGTGTGCACGCAAGAAGCGATCAAGATCATGAAGAGCCAGCAGCCTCGCGGTGGCCGCATCATCAACAACGGCTCCCTCTCGGCGCATGTGCCGCGGCCGTTCTCGGTCGCCTACACGTCCACGAAACACGCGATCACGGGGCTGACGAAATCGACCTCCCTGGACGGGCGGCAATACGACATCGCCTGCGGGCAGATCGACATCGGCAATGCCGCGACGGAGATGACGGCGCGCATGGCCAAAGGTGTCCCCCAGGCCAACGGCACCGTCGTCGTCGAGCCGACCATGGATGTCCAGAACGTGGCGCGGGCCGTCGTCTACATGGCGAGCCTTCCCCTCGACGCCAACGTGCAGTTCTTGACGGTGATGGCGACGAAAATGCCTTTCGTCGGTCGCGGCTAGCGCAGGCGGCTGAAAAAGGCCCATCTGCTTCGTTGGCGAGGGCGGCGGCACCCGCTCAACGTACAGAGAGTACGCCTCGGGGTGCCGCCGCCCTCGCCGCCTCGCATCTGGACCTTTTTGAGCCGCCTGCGGGCTATTCCGCAGGCGGCTTGTTCTGCCGACTCGACGATCCCGGGGGCACATTTCTT is a window encoding:
- a CDS encoding SDR family oxidoreductase; the protein is MASSEKVAIVTGAGSGIGKHSALALLQEGYAVVLAGRRKETLEAAATEGKAKSPGSKTLVVPTDISDPESIRALFAQTKQVFGRLDLLFNNAGIGAPPVPLEELPFEKWKAVVDTNLTGSFVCTQEAIKIMKSQQPRGGRIINNGSLSAHVPRPFSVAYTSTKHAITGLTKSTSLDGRQYDIACGQIDIGNAATEMTARMAKGVPQANGTVVVEPTMDVQNVARAVVYMASLPLDANVQFLTVMATKMPFVGRG